Within Microbacterium proteolyticum, the genomic segment CGGTGCGGATCGCGGAGCCGGTGCCGCGCAGCCGCCGCTGACGAACAGAACGGCCGCCGCCCTTCGGGGGACGGCGGCCGTCGTGGCATCCGGGATCAGTCGAACCAGATCGCGAGCTCGCGCGCGGCGGACTCGGGGCTGTCGCTGCCGTGGACGAGGTTCTGCTGGACCTTCAGGCCCCAGTCGCGGCCGAAGTCGCCGCGGATCGTGCCCGGGGCTGCGGTCGTCGGGTCGGTGGTGCCCGCGAGGGAGCGGAAACCCTCGATGACGCGGTTCCCGGCGAGGCGGATCGCCACGGACGGGCCGGAGAGCATGAACTCGAGCAGCGGCTCGTAGAACGGCTTGCCCTCGTGCTCGGCGTAGTGCTGCGCGAGGGTCTCGCGGTCGG encodes:
- the ndk gene encoding nucleoside-diphosphate kinase, coding for MATEETLVLVKPDGVARGLTGAILARIEAKGYALVDIRLVEPDRETLAQHYAEHEGKPFYEPLLEFMLSGPSVAIRLAGNRVIEGFRSLAGTTDPTTAAPGTIRGDFGRDWGLKVQQNLVHGSDSPESAARELAIWFD